A genomic stretch from Kribbella amoyensis includes:
- a CDS encoding VOC family protein, protein MTTDFRLASTVLGSPNPPELAAFYVALLGWRYRDDDAAGDPDWIVIKPPPGGGEAGLSFQREENHVPPAWPAGSEEQQMQLHLDIAVGEDLDGAVARAEELGATQAEYQPQPLVRVMLDPAGHPFCLFAPGG, encoded by the coding sequence ATGACTACCGACTTCAGGCTGGCCAGTACCGTGCTCGGTTCGCCGAATCCGCCGGAGCTGGCCGCGTTCTACGTCGCGCTGCTCGGCTGGCGGTATCGGGACGACGACGCGGCCGGCGACCCCGACTGGATCGTCATCAAGCCGCCGCCGGGTGGCGGTGAGGCCGGCTTGTCGTTCCAGCGGGAGGAGAACCACGTACCGCCCGCCTGGCCGGCCGGGTCCGAGGAGCAGCAGATGCAGCTTCACCTCGACATCGCGGTCGGTGAGGATCTCGACGGCGCTGTCGCCCGGGCCGAGGAGCTGGGCGCCACCCAGGCGGAGTACCAGCCGCAGCCGCTCGTACGGGTGATGCTCGATCCCGCGGGACACCCGTTCTGCCTGTTCGCTCCAGGTGGCTGA
- a CDS encoding DUF4440 domain-containing protein: MNRTLVATVGAVGFLACLTTTTAEANWTGDDRDSARGCARSFDATQRADMESFRDFDAATFRAVHARDAVSIYPTGERHVGLEAIMAAAKNHFTNKNAVWSWTELSRRVDGCRSAVITYDATYDIPKYEYHQRALTVVTYVYEHGRWLAVMDQGTLLELS; encoded by the coding sequence ATGAACCGAACACTCGTCGCCACCGTGGGAGCCGTCGGGTTCCTGGCGTGCCTCACCACCACGACGGCGGAAGCGAACTGGACGGGCGACGACCGGGACAGCGCGAGGGGATGCGCCCGCTCGTTCGACGCGACTCAGCGAGCGGACATGGAGTCGTTCCGGGACTTCGACGCGGCGACCTTCCGGGCGGTCCACGCCCGGGACGCGGTCAGCATCTACCCGACCGGCGAACGGCACGTCGGCCTCGAAGCGATCATGGCCGCCGCGAAGAACCACTTCACCAACAAGAACGCGGTCTGGTCCTGGACCGAGCTCAGCCGCCGCGTGGACGGATGCCGCTCGGCGGTGATCACCTACGACGCGACGTACGACATCCCGAAGTACGAGTACCACCAGCGCGCGCTGACCGTCGTCACCTACGTCTACGAGCACGGCCGCTGGCTCGCGGTCATGGACCAGGGCACCCTCCTCGAGCTGAGCTGA
- a CDS encoding MarR family transcriptional regulator, protein MAAGASREQDQGAVVEELSLAMAALTLKAMSASSQLPVLQLRVLLAIDRHGPVSLGELAAELDLSLPSASRLVTRLADERLVLRRVPEHDRRLLRLTLAARGRTTLARLRDARREELDQVLARMSAADRTALVRGLTSFAKASEH, encoded by the coding sequence ATGGCAGCGGGAGCTTCTCGTGAGCAGGACCAGGGCGCGGTGGTCGAGGAACTGTCGCTCGCGATGGCCGCACTGACCTTGAAGGCGATGTCGGCGTCGAGCCAGTTGCCGGTACTGCAGCTGCGCGTCCTGCTGGCCATCGACCGGCACGGCCCGGTCAGCCTCGGCGAACTGGCCGCCGAGCTCGACCTCTCCCTTCCCTCGGCCAGCAGGCTCGTCACCCGGCTGGCCGACGAACGGCTGGTCCTGCGACGGGTCCCCGAGCACGACCGCCGGCTGCTGCGGCTCACCCTGGCCGCCCGCGGCCGGACGACGCTCGCCCGGCTCCGAGACGCCCGCCGTGAGGAGCTCGACCAGGTGCTGGCCCGGATGTCCGCGGCCGACCGTACCGCTCTGGTCCGCGGCCTGACCAGCTTCGCCAAGGCCTCCGAGCACTAG
- a CDS encoding oxidoreductase: protein MQAWSDDDITDQGGRTVVITGANSGLGLRAATVLAAKGARVILACRSKERGDRAAAAVGGELVLLDLADLDSVRTAAAEIRDRTGDRLDLLIDNAGIPAGPLRRTAAGHESIFATNYLGHAALTWLLMPALRAGDSARVVTVSSIAHRGKGFDVEDPGFERRRFRMAYGYAQSKLAGLMFALELQQRLHAEGSPVISLAAHPGFTGTELAAAGARNQGLGAVARPLNALTKALSQSVPEGTLPVLYAATAPEVRGGEYYGPQKFGEFFGGVGPARIDPRAQDGALRIRLWDRTAELTGVVPDPA from the coding sequence ATGCAGGCTTGGAGCGACGACGACATCACTGACCAGGGCGGCCGGACGGTCGTGATCACCGGCGCGAACTCGGGCCTGGGCCTGCGCGCGGCGACGGTCCTCGCGGCCAAGGGCGCCCGGGTGATCCTCGCCTGCCGGTCCAAGGAGCGCGGTGATCGCGCCGCGGCGGCGGTCGGCGGCGAGCTCGTCCTGCTGGACCTAGCAGACCTGGACTCGGTCCGGACGGCCGCGGCCGAGATCCGCGACCGGACCGGCGACCGCCTCGACCTGCTGATCGACAACGCGGGGATCCCGGCCGGTCCGTTGCGGCGCACGGCCGCGGGTCACGAGTCGATCTTCGCCACGAACTACCTGGGGCACGCCGCGCTGACCTGGCTGCTGATGCCGGCGCTGCGTGCGGGGGACTCGGCCCGCGTCGTCACCGTGTCGAGCATCGCCCACCGTGGCAAGGGGTTCGACGTCGAGGATCCCGGCTTCGAGCGGCGGCGGTTCCGGATGGCCTACGGCTACGCGCAGTCCAAGCTGGCCGGGCTGATGTTCGCCCTCGAACTGCAGCAGCGCCTGCACGCGGAGGGCTCCCCGGTGATCAGCCTGGCCGCGCACCCCGGGTTCACGGGGACCGAACTCGCTGCCGCGGGCGCCCGCAACCAGGGTCTCGGCGCTGTCGCGAGACCGCTGAACGCTTTGACGAAGGCGCTGTCCCAGTCCGTACCCGAGGGGACGTTGCCGGTGCTGTACGCGGCGACCGCGCCCGAGGTACGGGGTGGTGAGTACTACGGGCCGCAGAAGTTCGGCGAGTTCTTCGGGGGTGTCGGCCCGGCCCGGATCGACCCGAGGGCTCAGGACGGGGCCCTGCGCATCCGCCTCTGGGACCGCACCGCCGAGCTGACCGGCGTCGTTCCGGACCCGGCCTGA
- a CDS encoding PRC-barrel domain-containing protein: protein MNRFQPWQLRPGTGFDEQIDLVGYRVAGTDEEIGTVAEVVDSSGDVTIVIDTGAWVVGQRILLPPGTVESIDHDARSIAVDRTATEIRDAPPYEVETGRSQEYRDRLTHYYCDLYRDLDSPESGPRLRHGRPFPGTDPH, encoded by the coding sequence ATGAACCGCTTCCAACCGTGGCAGCTCCGGCCCGGTACCGGCTTCGACGAGCAGATCGATCTCGTCGGCTACCGCGTCGCCGGGACCGACGAGGAGATCGGGACGGTCGCCGAGGTCGTCGATTCGTCCGGCGACGTGACCATCGTCATCGACACCGGTGCGTGGGTTGTCGGGCAACGGATCCTGTTGCCGCCCGGAACGGTCGAGTCCATCGATCACGACGCCCGCTCGATCGCGGTGGATCGCACGGCGACCGAGATCCGGGACGCACCGCCGTACGAGGTGGAAACCGGCCGAAGTCAGGAATACCGAGATCGCCTGACGCACTACTACTGCGATCTCTATCGTGACCTCGACTCCCCGGAGTCCGGACCGCGCTTGAGACATGGCCGCCCCTTCCCGGGTACCGACCCGCACTGA
- a CDS encoding ArsR/SmtB family transcription factor — MALHIELGATGLGAVRLTTDAVWEAVASLHVLAFPRQHAVHGRLLRRVARPTYDLSFLSALTSDPQWFPDILAPAPRLDPPHPLTQFAALQDTDEQVLRSDLEQLRQRRPGLADDLGPREYADRVAAELAQYWRDVLEPVWERVEAVTTDDLAYCGRLISRSGVARAVGEIHHELSCRDGVITVDFHRTETTVPCGPDGLWLVPSAFRWPWIAVGQQGPSTVVSYAARGSALVWESKHGRDEPDILAALLGRSRAAILGNLELPRTTTWLAGRLGLSPGTVSDHLSVLTASGLLVSHRQGRRVLYTRTPLGTDLATGAPTAWRTAT; from the coding sequence ATGGCGCTGCACATCGAGCTGGGAGCGACCGGGCTCGGCGCTGTGCGGCTCACCACCGACGCGGTGTGGGAGGCGGTCGCGAGTCTGCACGTGCTGGCCTTCCCGCGGCAGCACGCCGTTCACGGCCGGCTGTTGCGCCGGGTCGCGCGGCCGACGTACGACCTGTCGTTCCTGAGCGCCCTGACGTCGGACCCGCAGTGGTTTCCGGACATCCTCGCGCCCGCGCCGCGGCTCGACCCGCCTCATCCGCTCACCCAGTTCGCCGCGTTGCAGGACACCGACGAGCAGGTGCTGCGTTCCGACCTGGAGCAACTACGGCAACGACGCCCCGGCCTGGCCGACGACCTGGGCCCGCGGGAGTACGCGGACAGGGTCGCGGCCGAGCTCGCGCAGTACTGGCGGGACGTCCTCGAGCCGGTCTGGGAACGCGTCGAGGCCGTCACGACGGACGACCTCGCGTACTGCGGCCGGTTGATCTCGCGATCCGGCGTCGCCCGGGCGGTCGGCGAGATCCACCACGAGCTCAGCTGTCGCGACGGCGTGATCACCGTGGACTTCCACCGCACCGAGACCACCGTGCCCTGCGGCCCGGACGGTCTCTGGCTCGTACCGTCCGCCTTCCGGTGGCCGTGGATCGCGGTCGGGCAGCAGGGACCGAGCACCGTCGTGAGCTATGCGGCGCGCGGGTCCGCACTGGTCTGGGAGTCCAAGCACGGGCGGGACGAGCCCGACATCCTCGCGGCCCTGCTCGGCCGATCACGGGCCGCGATCCTCGGCAACCTGGAGTTGCCCAGGACAACGACGTGGCTGGCCGGCCGGCTCGGCCTGTCCCCCGGCACGGTCAGCGACCACCTCTCCGTCCTCACCGCCTCCGGCCTCCTCGTCTCCCACCGCCAAGGCCGACGCGTCCTCTACACCCGCACGCCCCTCGGCACCGACCTCGCCACCGGTGCACCCACAGCCTGGCGCACGGCCACCTGA
- a CDS encoding thiamine pyrophosphate-requiring protein, translating to MSTTVADQLLQRLREWDVDHVFGYAGDGINGLLSAWEKAGNQPRFVQARHEEMAAFEAVGYAKFTGRVGVCTATSGPGAIHLLNGLYDAKLDHVPVVALVGQTARSAMGGHYQQEVDLHTLYKDVASDYCETVMVPEQLPNVLDRAIRIAASRRTVTALIIPSDLQELEYTPPSHAFKMVPSSLDLTWSVPVPPADQLERAAEVLNAGSKVAVLVGQGARGAVDEITRLADLTGAGVAKALLGKDVLPDDLPWVTGSIGLLGTRPSYELMTGCDTLLVVGSNFPYTQFLPAFDQARAVQIDIDPTMVGMRYPFEVNLVGDAAATLRGLLPLVQRKDDRSWREDVEQNVERWWEVMQRRAYTSADPINPELVFHELSPRLPGNALVAADSGSAANWYARHLRIRDSIRGSLSGTLATMGPGVPYVIGAKFGNPDLPCYALVGDGAMQMNGLNELITIAKYWPEWADPRMVIAVLHNNDLNQVTWELRAMGGSPQFLPSQQLPEFPYAEFARLIGLHGVIAEKPEDVVPAWEEALAADRPCVVEFRTDPAVPPIPPHATWDQIENAAESILRGDTDRVGMIKQGVKSKVQEFLPGTKDEPPR from the coding sequence ATGAGCACGACAGTTGCCGACCAGCTGCTGCAACGGCTGCGCGAGTGGGACGTCGACCATGTCTTCGGGTACGCCGGCGACGGCATCAACGGACTGTTGTCGGCCTGGGAGAAGGCCGGGAACCAGCCGAGGTTCGTGCAGGCACGGCACGAGGAGATGGCGGCGTTCGAGGCGGTCGGGTACGCCAAGTTCACCGGCCGGGTCGGCGTCTGTACCGCGACCAGCGGGCCGGGCGCGATCCACCTGCTGAACGGGCTGTACGACGCGAAGCTCGACCACGTACCGGTGGTGGCGCTGGTCGGCCAGACGGCCCGCAGCGCGATGGGCGGGCACTACCAGCAGGAGGTCGACCTGCACACGCTCTACAAGGACGTGGCGTCCGACTACTGCGAGACCGTGATGGTCCCGGAGCAGCTGCCGAACGTGCTCGACCGGGCGATCCGGATCGCGGCGTCCCGCCGGACCGTGACGGCGCTGATCATCCCGTCGGACCTGCAGGAGCTGGAGTACACGCCACCGTCGCACGCGTTCAAGATGGTCCCGTCGAGTCTCGATCTGACCTGGTCGGTACCGGTGCCGCCGGCCGATCAGCTCGAGCGCGCGGCCGAGGTCCTGAACGCGGGGTCGAAGGTCGCGGTCCTGGTCGGGCAGGGCGCGCGCGGAGCGGTCGACGAGATCACCCGGCTCGCGGACCTGACCGGCGCCGGGGTCGCGAAGGCGCTGCTCGGCAAGGACGTGCTCCCGGACGACCTGCCGTGGGTGACCGGTTCGATCGGGTTGCTCGGCACGCGGCCGTCGTACGAGCTGATGACGGGATGCGACACCTTGCTGGTGGTCGGGTCGAACTTCCCGTACACGCAGTTCCTGCCGGCCTTCGACCAGGCGCGGGCGGTACAGATCGACATCGACCCGACGATGGTCGGGATGCGGTACCCGTTCGAGGTGAACCTGGTCGGGGACGCGGCCGCGACACTGCGCGGGTTGCTGCCGCTGGTCCAGCGGAAGGACGACCGGTCGTGGCGGGAGGACGTGGAGCAGAACGTCGAACGCTGGTGGGAGGTCATGCAGCGGCGCGCGTACACGTCGGCGGACCCGATCAACCCCGAGCTGGTGTTCCACGAGCTGTCGCCGCGCCTGCCGGGGAACGCGCTCGTCGCGGCCGACTCGGGTTCGGCCGCGAACTGGTACGCCCGGCATCTGCGGATCCGGGACAGCATCCGCGGCTCCCTCTCCGGGACGCTGGCCACGATGGGACCCGGGGTGCCGTACGTGATCGGCGCGAAGTTCGGGAACCCGGACCTGCCCTGCTACGCGCTGGTCGGTGACGGCGCGATGCAGATGAACGGGCTGAACGAGCTGATCACGATCGCGAAGTACTGGCCCGAGTGGGCCGACCCGCGGATGGTGATCGCGGTGCTGCACAACAACGACCTGAACCAGGTGACCTGGGAGCTCCGCGCGATGGGCGGCTCACCGCAGTTCCTGCCGTCGCAGCAGCTGCCGGAGTTCCCCTACGCCGAGTTCGCGCGACTGATCGGGCTGCACGGGGTGATCGCGGAGAAGCCGGAGGACGTCGTCCCGGCCTGGGAGGAGGCGCTGGCCGCGGACCGGCCGTGCGTGGTCGAGTTCCGGACCGATCCCGCGGTCCCGCCGATCCCGCCGCACGCGACCTGGGACCAGATCGAGAACGCGGCGGAGTCGATCCTGCGCGGCGACACCGACCGGGTCGGCATGATCAAGCAGGGCGTGAAGTCGAAGGTGCAGGAGTTCCTGCCGGGCACCAAGGACGAGCCACCGCGGTGA
- a CDS encoding molybdopterin oxidoreductase family protein yields the protein MTTIDRIAEPWGTRTPYGPGESWPIRVDVRLEDGLGEAEVDRWVQSATVLHSNGDGLDIAVKDGRIVGVRGRAVDRVNHGRLGPKDLFGYQANNSADRLTVPLVRRDGQLVESDWETAMSAVTGRTQELLAERGPSSVGFYTTGQLFLEEYYTLALIGHGGIGTNHLDGNTRLCTATAAEALKETFASDGQPGSYTDIDDADVIALYGHNMAETQTVLWTRVLDRLAGPNPPQLICVDPRRTPVAAAATVHLAPKPGTNVALMNALVHEIVDHDWVDRDYVDRYTVGYDELVKQVADCDPDWAARICDLPAADIRAAASLIGHAERLLSTVLQGFYQSHQATAASVQVNNLHLLRGMLGRPGCGVLQMNGQPTAQNTRECGADGDLPGFRNWANDEHVEDLARVWNIEPAQIPHYSEPTHLMQMMRYVEDGSIRFLYVSGTNPAVSLPELHRIREVLSQDRLFLVVQDIFLSETAQLADVVLPAATWGEKTGTFTNADRTVHLSERAVDPPGQARADLDIFIDYAHRLGLTDKDGQPLVKWTDAEGAFEGWKECSAGRPCDYTGLTYDKLRGGSGIQWPCNDEHPDGTERIYRDGEFWSSPSYCETYGKDLLTGAPLDPVEYKALNPSGKAVFKAAEYLPPHEPPTTDFPYLLTTGRTLYHFHTRTKTGRAPQLQNAAPDVWVEMSVDDAARHGFGEGDLLRVSTPRGSVEAKLRISGIRSSTLFLPFHYGYWDTTGGHAPGDEAGRAANELTVTDWDPASKQPLFKTAAARVERIAAAEGPSPAPTTTASRPAAGDAVPGTNGGGRAAVVERFGVEESQR from the coding sequence ATGACCACCATCGACCGGATCGCGGAGCCGTGGGGCACCCGTACCCCCTACGGGCCGGGGGAGAGCTGGCCGATCCGGGTCGACGTCCGGTTGGAGGACGGGCTGGGCGAGGCCGAGGTCGACCGGTGGGTGCAATCGGCGACCGTCCTGCACTCGAACGGGGACGGCCTGGACATCGCGGTGAAGGACGGGCGGATCGTCGGAGTCCGCGGCCGCGCCGTGGATCGGGTCAACCACGGCCGCCTGGGCCCGAAGGACCTGTTCGGTTACCAGGCGAACAACTCCGCGGATCGGCTCACCGTCCCGCTGGTCCGCCGGGACGGGCAACTGGTGGAATCGGACTGGGAGACCGCGATGTCGGCGGTCACCGGACGGACCCAGGAGTTGCTGGCCGAGCGTGGACCGAGTTCGGTCGGCTTCTACACGACGGGTCAGCTGTTCCTGGAGGAGTACTACACGCTTGCGCTGATCGGTCATGGGGGTATCGGCACGAACCATCTGGACGGCAACACCCGGCTCTGTACGGCGACGGCCGCCGAGGCGCTGAAGGAGACGTTCGCGAGCGACGGTCAGCCCGGCTCGTACACCGACATCGATGACGCCGATGTGATCGCCTTGTACGGGCACAACATGGCCGAGACGCAGACCGTGCTGTGGACCCGGGTACTGGACCGGCTGGCCGGGCCGAATCCGCCGCAGCTGATCTGCGTGGATCCGCGCCGTACGCCGGTCGCTGCCGCCGCCACGGTGCACCTGGCCCCGAAACCCGGGACGAACGTGGCCCTGATGAACGCGTTGGTGCACGAGATCGTCGACCACGACTGGGTGGATCGTGACTACGTCGACCGGTACACGGTGGGGTACGACGAGCTGGTCAAGCAGGTCGCCGACTGTGACCCGGACTGGGCGGCGCGGATCTGCGACCTCCCGGCCGCCGACATCCGAGCGGCGGCCTCGCTGATCGGTCACGCCGAGCGGTTGCTGTCCACGGTTCTGCAGGGGTTCTACCAGTCGCACCAGGCGACCGCGGCCTCGGTACAGGTGAACAACCTCCACCTGCTCCGAGGCATGCTCGGCCGGCCCGGGTGCGGCGTCCTGCAGATGAACGGGCAGCCGACCGCACAGAACACGCGGGAGTGCGGCGCTGACGGCGACCTGCCCGGATTCCGGAACTGGGCCAACGACGAGCACGTCGAGGACCTGGCCCGGGTCTGGAACATCGAGCCGGCACAGATCCCGCACTACTCGGAGCCGACCCACCTGATGCAGATGATGCGGTACGTCGAGGACGGCTCGATCCGCTTCCTGTACGTGAGCGGCACCAATCCCGCGGTGTCGTTGCCGGAGCTGCACCGCATTCGTGAGGTGCTGTCCCAGGACCGGCTGTTCCTCGTCGTCCAGGACATCTTCCTGTCCGAGACGGCGCAGTTGGCCGATGTGGTCCTGCCGGCCGCGACGTGGGGCGAGAAGACCGGGACGTTCACCAACGCGGACCGCACGGTTCACCTGTCGGAGCGGGCCGTCGACCCGCCTGGGCAGGCGCGCGCGGACCTGGACATCTTCATCGACTACGCGCACCGGCTGGGCCTGACGGACAAGGACGGTCAGCCGCTGGTGAAGTGGACCGATGCGGAGGGCGCGTTCGAAGGCTGGAAGGAATGCAGCGCCGGACGCCCGTGCGACTACACCGGCCTGACGTACGACAAGCTGCGGGGTGGCAGCGGCATCCAGTGGCCCTGCAACGACGAACACCCGGACGGAACCGAACGCATCTACCGCGACGGCGAGTTCTGGAGCTCACCGTCCTACTGCGAGACCTACGGCAAGGACCTGCTGACCGGCGCGCCGCTCGATCCGGTCGAGTACAAGGCGCTGAATCCGTCGGGTAAGGCGGTGTTCAAGGCCGCCGAGTACCTCCCGCCTCACGAACCGCCGACGACGGACTTCCCGTACCTGCTGACCACCGGCCGGACGCTGTACCACTTCCACACCCGGACGAAGACGGGACGCGCACCGCAGTTGCAGAACGCGGCGCCGGACGTGTGGGTCGAGATGTCCGTGGACGACGCGGCTCGGCACGGGTTCGGCGAGGGTGATCTGCTCCGCGTCTCGACGCCCCGCGGCAGTGTCGAGGCGAAACTGCGCATCAGCGGGATCCGGTCGTCGACGCTCTTCCTGCCGTTCCACTACGGCTACTGGGACACCACCGGCGGCCATGCACCGGGCGACGAGGCGGGCCGGGCAGCGAACGAGCTGACGGTCACCGACTGGGATCCCGCCTCCAAGCAGCCCTTGTTCAAGACCGCCGCGGCTCGGGTCGAGCGGATCGCCGCCGCGGAAGGTCCGTCCCCGGCGCCGACCACGACCGCGTCGAGGCCGGCCGCCGGCGACGCCGTGCCGGGCACCAACGGCGGCGGTCGGGCGGCAGTCGTCGAGCGCTTCGGCGTCGAGGAGAGCCAACGATGA
- a CDS encoding SDR family oxidoreductase, with translation MSYDPRTRYARPDQQEPQNQEHPGHGAAMTPEPDYGETTYRGSGKLKGKRALITGGDSGIGRAVALAFAREDADVMISHLEAEEQDARETCRLVRETGRNAASLAGDIQDEKHCRRLVDQCREEIGGIDILVNNAAYQMSRPGIADISTEQFDQVMKTNVYAMFWLCKAALPYLAPGSAIVNTTSIQAYEPSPNLLDYATSKAAILNFTKGLAQELAPRGIRVNAVAPGPVWTPLIPATLADEKVGDFGADTPLGRAGQPAELAPLYVFLASDDSTYVTGERLGATGGRPLP, from the coding sequence ATGAGCTACGACCCGAGGACGAGGTACGCGCGACCCGACCAGCAGGAACCGCAGAACCAGGAGCATCCCGGACACGGTGCCGCGATGACGCCGGAGCCCGACTACGGCGAGACGACGTACCGGGGCAGCGGGAAGCTGAAGGGCAAGCGGGCGCTGATCACCGGTGGTGACTCCGGGATCGGGCGGGCCGTCGCGCTCGCCTTCGCCCGGGAGGACGCGGACGTGATGATCTCGCACCTCGAAGCCGAGGAGCAGGACGCGCGGGAGACCTGCCGCCTGGTCCGGGAGACCGGCCGCAACGCCGCCTCGCTGGCGGGCGACATCCAGGACGAGAAGCACTGCCGAAGGCTCGTCGACCAGTGCCGCGAGGAGATCGGCGGTATCGACATCCTGGTCAACAACGCCGCGTACCAGATGTCCCGGCCGGGCATCGCGGACATCTCCACCGAGCAGTTCGACCAGGTGATGAAGACCAACGTGTACGCGATGTTCTGGCTCTGCAAGGCGGCCCTGCCCTATCTCGCGCCGGGCTCCGCGATCGTCAACACGACCTCGATCCAGGCCTACGAACCGTCCCCGAACCTGCTCGACTACGCCACCAGCAAGGCTGCCATCCTCAATTTCACCAAGGGCCTCGCCCAGGAACTCGCGCCGCGCGGCATCCGCGTGAACGCCGTCGCCCCCGGCCCGGTCTGGACGCCGCTCATCCCGGCCACCCTGGCGGACGAGAAGGTCGGCGACTTCGGCGCCGACACCCCGCTCGGCCGCGCCGGCCAACCCGCCGAACTCGCACCGCTGTACGTCTTCCTCGCCTCGGACGACTCCACCTACGTCACCGGCGAACGCCTCGGCGCCACCGGCGGCCGCCCGCTCCCCTAG
- a CDS encoding phytanoyl-CoA dioxygenase family protein, whose protein sequence is MLDPVVGKGQLTETDRFIFESWGYFLIPDVLTKDEAAEAYDVSQRLHQSRDREFGQIGRTYENEPVLERLIDHPDVLPKVQGLLGDRFVLQAGWNTMQPAHAGNGGWHQDGSSAFDFKELGYPVPLIQLRVSYLLTDQTKPGLGNMELIPGSHRSRVPLPDSIRQSKGDVPIGHVVCAEAGAALVFHNGVWHRTFRHDGDYDRFTTHYVYSPPWVRPADRFGNDPEFLERTTPLRRALLGEFTRPDAPFGANYDPLPI, encoded by the coding sequence ATGCTTGATCCCGTCGTCGGCAAAGGTCAGCTGACCGAGACCGACCGCTTCATCTTCGAGTCGTGGGGCTATTTCCTGATCCCCGACGTCCTGACCAAGGACGAGGCCGCGGAGGCGTACGACGTCTCGCAGCGGCTGCACCAGAGCCGCGACCGCGAGTTCGGGCAGATCGGCCGGACCTACGAGAACGAGCCGGTGCTCGAACGGCTCATCGATCACCCGGACGTCCTGCCGAAGGTGCAGGGTCTGCTCGGCGACCGCTTCGTCCTGCAGGCCGGCTGGAACACCATGCAGCCGGCCCACGCCGGAAACGGCGGCTGGCACCAGGACGGTTCGTCCGCCTTCGACTTCAAGGAGCTGGGCTACCCGGTTCCGCTGATCCAGCTCCGCGTGTCGTACCTGCTCACCGATCAGACCAAGCCCGGCCTGGGCAACATGGAACTGATCCCCGGCAGCCATCGCTCGCGGGTCCCGCTGCCGGACTCGATCCGTCAGAGCAAGGGCGACGTCCCGATCGGCCATGTCGTCTGCGCCGAGGCCGGGGCCGCCCTGGTCTTCCACAACGGCGTCTGGCACAGGACGTTCCGCCACGACGGCGATTACGACCGCTTCACCACCCATTACGTGTACAGCCCACCCTGGGTCCGCCCGGCCGACCGCTTCGGCAACGACCCCGAGTTCCTCGAGCGCACGACGCCCCTGCGGCGCGCCCTGCTGGGGGAGTTCACCAGGCCGGACGCCCCGTTCGGCGCCAACTACGACCCACTGCCGATCTGA